A segment of the Paraburkholderia fungorum genome:
GGCGTCATTCCACCTTACGCGGTGCTTGGAATCGCGGCGCCTGTCCTGTTGATTCTGCTGCGGATCGCACAGGGGTTTTGTCTCGGCGGAGAGTTGCCCGGCGCAGTGATTTACGCGGTCGAAACAGCCCACGCGCGACGCGGGCTCTTATGTGGGGTGGTGTTTTTTGCGGTGAATATCGCGTTGCTGCTTGCGTCAGGCGGCAATCTGCTTCTTCATATGCTGCTCACACCCGCGCAGATCGACATGTACGGCTGGCGCATCGGCTTTCTCGCAGGCGGCGTGTTTGGTCTCGCCAGTTTCTTTCTGCGCCGCAATCTGACCGAAACCGACGAGTACATCCGCGAATTTCGCGCGCACGGCAACGAGCCTTTGCGCGTGCTGTTCTCCGCGCAACTCGCGCCGACGGTGCGCGGTGTCGCGGCGGCGTCTCTCGTCGGCGTGTCGGGCGGACTGCTGGTCGCGCATTTGCCTGCGTGGTTGCAGGCATTGCATTACGATTCGGCGTCGATTGCCCGCGCGCAATTGTTCTATGCGCTGCTGATTTCTTTCGGTATCCTTGCAACCGCCTATCTCGGCGACTGCGTCCCGCGACGCTATGTGTTTCGCGCAGGCACTGTCATGTGGATGGTGTTCGCGCCGCTTTTCTATCTCGCCGTTCATGCACATGTCGCGAGTCTCACGCTGCTGTTTTCGGCGACGGCTGTCGTCGCGTCGTTCGTGAACGGCACTTATGCGTGTGCAATCGCCGAAATGTTTCCCGTCGACGTGCGGTTCAGCGGTCTCGCGATGGCAATCAACCTGGGCCTCGCGATTCCGATGGGCATTGCGCCGCTCGTCGCGAGCCTGCTGTCGGCTCATCTACGCTCCTCGATCGCGCCTGCACTGCCGATTGTCGTGTGCGCGATGTTCGCGTTCACCGCCTCGTTCGGAATGAATCGTGACGCTTCATCGCAAATAGCACGCACACGGGGGGGCGCGTCGCTGTCGGCTGGTTCCGAATGAATACGCGTTCGATCTTCCGGATCGCCGATATCGAACTCGATGTCGAGCGCTATGAATTGCGGCGCGGCGGCGTGCAGATTCCGCTTGAGCGGCAGCCGATGGAACTGCTCATCATGATGGCGCTGCGTCACGAACAACTGGTGACGCGCGCCGACATTGCGCGTTCGCTATGGGGCGGCAGTGCGTTTCGTGAAACGGATAACGGCATCAACACGGCGATCCGCAAGATTCGCGTCGCGTTGGGCGAGTCGCCGGATCAGCCGGAGTATCTGGTCACGGTCAAGGGCAAAGGGTATCGGCTGAATGTCACGCCGTCGGCGGGCGAAGAGGTAGTGTCGCTGCCTGGCGATGCGTTGCGAATGCTGGTGCTGCCGTTCTCGAATCACACGACGAGCCGCGCGCTCGACCCGTTTTGCGATGCGCTCGCCGACGAAGTATCGGCGGCCATCGGTGCGGTGGACCCGGCCCATGTGCTCGTGATCGCGCGAACCACCGCGGCTCAGTACCGGACCATCACGCACGGTATCGCCGATATCGGCCGCCACCTGTCGCTCGATTACATTCTGGAAGGTTCGGTCGCCATCGACGGAGCGCAGATGCGGATTCTCACTCAACTCGTGCGCTGCATGGATCAGGTGCAGGTATGGAGCGCCGCGTACGAACCTGTGTCGCAAGCTCATTTCGACATTTGCCGGGAAGTGCGGTCCGCATTCGCGCGAGACGTGATGGGCGCACTGACCACGCCGGGATTGCATCCGCTGAGCCGGCGCTCGCCGATCAATCCCGCCGCGCACGACGACTGGTTGCGCGGCCGTTTTTACTGGACCCGTCGCGTGCATTTCGATGCGGGCTTCGCCGCGCATCACGCGTTGAGTGATGAGGATTTCGTGCGCGCGCTGGCTTATTTCGAAAGCGCGGTGGAGCGTGATCCGACTTATGCGCTGGGTTATGTCGGCTTGTCGAACGTGTTCGGCTCGACGGCGGCGCACGGTTTCTATGCGCCTAAAGACGGCTATCCGCGAGCGCGCGAAGCTGCGCTGCACGCGTTGCAACTCGACGCGAATCTGCCCGAAGCGCATCAGGCGCTGGCGGGCGTGCACTATTTCTACGACTGGGACTGGCGATCCGCCGAGGCCGAGTTTCTCGAAGCGTTGCGGATCAACCCGTCGCATGCGGAAACCAGCCGCCTTTATGCACGCCTTTTGCTGGTGCAAGGCCGCGATGCCGAAGGCCGCGCGCAATTCGAACGGGCCGAGCGGGCCGATCCGATCGGCTTCGAAGGCTCGCGTGTGTTCGGTCTGGTCCAATCGGGCCAGTACGACGAAGCGATCGCCGAATACTGCCTACACGAACGGCGCGCGCATTCACCGCTGGTGCATCAACTGGTGGCGACCGCGTTCGAGATTCGCGGTCTCTATGACGACGCCGTCGAGGCCACCGTCGAAGCCCTGTTCTGCAGCAACGCATTCGCGCGCGCGGAAAAGATCCGTGAAGCGTGGGACGCAGGCGGTTATCGCGACGTGCTGCAGTGGTATTTGCGCGATCTGACGGCGCGCGCGGCGCAGCGCTATATCTCGCCGTTTCTGTTCGCCGAACTCTATGCGCGGCTCGCGCAGCCCGAGCCGATGTTTCGCTGGCTCGAAGCGTCGCTGGCTGAACGTTCGCCGCGCATGTGCGAACTGAGGACCAATCCCTGGTTCAGACGGTTCAGGTCGATGGGACGTTTTCGCAGTGTCGAGAAGCGGATTGGCCTTTGACGCACGAGGTGTTCCGTGGTGCCGCCTGGTTGCGTCGCGCAGTGTCAGTTGCCGTGATACAGGTCATGCATCAAACGCGCCTGCTCGCCGGATTGCTCCGAATGGATCAGATCCTGATAGACCTGCTGTCGGCTCGTCGCCGGAATGCCAGCGCCCGAACCCATTGCATTTCCCACTCCACCGACGTCCGCCGAGGGTGGCGCGGCCGAGGTGTCCGACAGGGTGTCCGTCGTCGGGGCTGGCGCGTTTTGCGCCCAGGCGCTGCCAGTCAATGCAGCAACTGCGCAGATCGCCGCAAGTCGTAGAGCTTTCATTTTGTTCACTCCTTTCCTACCCGGGTTGAAATGACAGCAGCGGGCAAACGCACCCGCTGGAGTCCGATAGTGCGCGCAGTGACTCAACCTCTCTATTGATTCAGTCTGAAGAAATCGTTAACTGTCGCGTTGCCGCGAAGGGTGTTGGCGCGTGCATCGGCATGGCGACCGTAATGCTCGCGCGGATTGCCCGCGTTTTCTCGCGTCACGCGCGCCGGGAACCGCGTCCGACGTTGCCGCCAGCACGGTCTATAACGATTACGCCATCCGGCCACCGATAAGGAGATGATCATGAATAGCCATCGTTTGAGTGTTCTTCCGGCAACCGCTGTTGCACTGCTGGCTTTTGGCGGAACAGCGTCGGCCGCAGGTCTCTGTTCGAACCAGACGCTAAGAGGCCCGTATGGGTTCAGCGCGAAAGGGGAGGTTCTCGGTCTGCTCGATGCGAACAAACTGCTGCATCCGTTCACCACGCCCGTGCCGCTCGACGACGTCGCGCTGGTCAACTTCGACGGCAACGGCCATATCGCGCGAACCGACTTCGGCAATGTCAACGGAACGCCTAAAGGCGGGCAGGTGAGTTTCAATCCGGCACAGAACGGCAGCTACAAGGTGAATTCCGATTGCACCGGCAACATGACGATCAAATACGACAACGGTGTGGAGCTGGATCTGCAGATGGTCGTCGACGGCGATGCGAGCGATGTCCAGGCGATCATCGCCACCGAATATGTGCCTGGCGCTGCCAATGCGGCTGATGGAACAGTCTGCGAAACGTCCGGCGTGTCCGGCTGCTGGGAGGGTGTGCAGGTGAGTCTGGAAGGGAAGAAAGTGCTGGTCTACGGGTTCCGGTGATCAGGCGCGTGTTCGATTCGCATCATGCTCATGCGCTGACCGTTAGCGAGCCTCTGCGCGCGCGGCGTAGGATCGAGTGACGGCTCGCTGCGGGAAATCCACGCGAGTCCGTCGCCTTCGATATAAACGGTGAGCGGCCGGTCGGCGCGTGCGATACGCGTGAACGCGGTCAGCTCGAAAGGGCGGGTGTGAATCTGTTCACGCTGAAGACCGGCATTGGCGGCCAGTGCATTGGCGCGTTCGTTGCGATCGGGCAGCGCGCAACCGGCGAGCAGCAGCGCGACGAGAAAGCTGCCCAGCCGCCGCGATAGTGAGGCGCGGTGACGTGCATGAGCCGTCATCGTCATCGAGGCGCGAAGCCTGGCCGCGCCGGTTTGCAAAACCGACGCGGCCCGACAACGATGCTGCGCAAACTGCACGGGCCGTGCAAGTTGCAGAGGCCGCACAAGCCGCACAAGCCGCACAAGCGGTACAAGCCGTACGAGTTGCACAAGCCGAACAAGCCACCCGCGCCACACCAATCGCGTCAATCGCATCGCACCAACTCTTCGAACAGCGTGAACGCGTACCGCCTAGAACATCTGACGCAGTTTCAACGAACCGGTCTGCGAGAGGAAGTGCGAACCCGCCTGCACTTCATAGCGGGCGGTCAGGCTCAGATTGTTCGCACGCAGCAAGGTCACGCCCAACTGGATATCCGCGAAATCGGCGATCGGCGTCGCGCCGACCGTCGTGAACGCGCTCCCGCCGGTCGGATCGGCGGCGAAACTTGCGCCCGTCACCAGTCGAGAGTGGTCGTACTCGTGCGTCCATTGCGCCTGCAGATACGGCACGATGTCGCCGTAACGGCTTGAGAAGCCCTTCTCCAGCTTCAGGCCCGCGTTGCTGCGCACGGAAGTGGTATGCGCGGAATCGACGGCCAATGCCGCGCCGTTGCCGCCGCTTTCCGTGTACGAGCCCTGATGCAGATAGCTGTACGACAGGCTCGCCAGCGGCGTCAGCGTGATGCCGCTGCCGACCGCGAGCGGATAGCCGAACTCCGCGCTCGCCACATATTGCTGACCGTTGAACTGGCCGTTCGCTTCGCCCGAGAAGCCGGTGAAATCGACCACGCGGGTCGAGTCGTAGCGCTGCAGCACCGCGCCCGCCGCGAGGTTCACATACCACGGGTTGCCGCTGTAGCTCGCATAGCCGATCAGGCCGTACGCGTTGACGCGGGTCGAGTCGCCCGCGCTGTTGTCGGTGTTGTTGACGGCGGTATTCGAATAGCTGAACACGCCGCCCGCGCGCCAGTTGTCGGTGATCGAGCGGTCGACGCCGAGCAGCAGGCCGCCATAGTTCGCGCTATAGCCGTCCACGCCGTCCATTTCGCCCTGACCCGCGTGACCGCCGAACGCCTGGCCCCACACGCCCCAGGCGGGCGGTGCGTCGCCGGTGGCGATGCCGGTCGCGCTGTCGGCCTGCGCGAGGCGCAGGCTGTCGGCGTGAGAGCTGACGATGTTCAGTGCGTCGAGCGTCGGCGCTGCGGCGGCGCGGCCCAGCGACATCTGCGCGGCCGGGCTGAGTTGCACGCCCGCTTTGGTGGCCGCCGCGCTCGAGCCGAGGCTCAGTGCGGTCGCCGCGTTGTACAGGTTCAGCAATTGCGCGCTGATGCCGGTGTATTTCGCAAGACCCGCGAGCGACGAGTTGGCATTCGACGTCGTTGCTAGCGAGCTGGCCGGCTGGCCCGCGAGGCTGACCACCAGATCGCTGCGGCCATCCACGTTGACGGCGGTGCCGAACAGCAGGCCGCTATAGCCGAGCGCCGAATAGTCGAGCGTGCTCTCGTTGTAGTTCGTGCCGCTCGCCGACGCGTCGATCACGACGAAGCGCTGGCCCGCCGCGAAGCCGTACGAGCCGGTGTTCACCAGCGCCACCGACGAACCCGCCGCGAGCGTCGCGCTGCCGCCGACGACAAGGTGGCCGTAGCCGCTGTCGGTGCTCAGGTTGCCGGTCGCGACGGCATTGCTGCCGACCCCGACGCTCAACGTCGCGGCCGCGCTTTGCGTGTAATTGCCGGTGATGCTGAGACTGCCGCCGCCGCTCGCGGCCGATACCGTGCCCTGGTTGTCCACGTCGCCGTCGATCGTGCCGTAGCCGGACAGCGTCGCGCCCGATGCCACGTCCACGTCGCTGGTCAGCGAGGCCGTGCTGGACGCGCTGCTGCCGAGCTGGAGCGTGCCCGCCTGCACCGTGGTCGTGCCGGTGTAGGTGTTCGCGCCGTTCAGCACGAGCGTGCCCGTGCCGGTTTTGTCGATGCCGTAGCTGCCGCCCGACTGCCCGATCGCACCGTTTTGCGCCGCCGTATCCGTGCCGTTCACTTCGAGCGTCGTGTCGCCGCCGAGGCTCACCGTGTTCGCCAGCGCCACGCCGTTCAGATACACCACCGCCGAGCCGGACCCGGCCGTGTCGAGCTGGCCGCTGCCGATCGCGCTGCTGTTGCCAAGCACCAGCGTGCCGCCGGTGAGCGTGGTCGTGCCGACATAGGTGCTCGCGCCGTACAGCGTGACGGTGCCCGCGCCGATCGACACGCTCGCGAAGTTCGAGATCGAGTCGTGATAGGTGAAGCTGTTGCCCGCGCCGGGGATGATCGTCAGCGTGCTGGTGCCGGTGCCGCCCGAGATGCTGCCGTTGATCACGGCCGCGCCGCCGAGAATCTCCAGCGTGCTGTTGCCGCTGCCGAGATCGACCGCGCGGCCGCTGCTGTCGGCGGTGATGGTGCCGTAGTCGATCACGGTCGAGTTCTGCGCGCCGGTGCTGATCGCCGCTGCCGTCGCGCCGCCGCCTTCGATCACGCCGCCCGCCAGGTTGGTGATGGTCAGCGAGTACGCGGTCGCCGCGCCGGTCACGGCAATGCCCGAGTCGCTGTCGCCCTTGATCAGGCCGCTGTTGGTGACGGTCGTGTTGCCGTAAATGCCTTGCACAGGAATCGCGTCGCCGGTGGTCGGGTCCTTGTCGAGACCGGCCAGCGTGATGCCGCGGCCCGTCCCCGTGTTGGCCGTGCCGTCGGCATTGGTCGCCGAGTTGATGCCTTCGATCGTGCCCGAGTTGACGATCGTGCCGCCGCCGACAGTCACGCCTTCGCTGGTGTCGTCGTAGGCGTGCAGCGATTTGATCGTGCCGGTGTTGGTCAGGTTGACGAGGCCGTCCACGTCCACGCCGTCGCCGTCGGCGGTGACGCCGTTGCCGGTGATCGTGCCGTGGTTGACGATCGTCACCACTTCGTTGCCGTTGAAACCGTCGATGTTGATGCCCGAGCCGTTGTCACCCTGGATCGTGCCGCCCTGGTTGTTGGTGACGCTCATCGTGAAGGTGCCGTCGGTGGTCACGTCGGTATTGCCGCCCGTGATGCCGTGCCGCGCGCCTTCGATCAGACCCGTCCCCGGCGTGGTCGCCGTGCCGGTCGTCGCGTTGACGATCGTGATGCCGCTGTTGCTTTGCGCGTCGATACCGTCGCTGCCGTCGGTGCTGCCGGGGTTGTTGGTCGAGCGGATCGTGCCGTCGTTGTACACGTAGCCGTTCACGCCGGGACGCACGGCGTCCGCCTCGTTGGCCTGGATCAGACCGGTCGCCGTGTTGATCAGAATGTTGGTGCCGGTGGTGATGGCGTTGAAGTCGATCGCCTGCGAACCGCCCGCCGATGCGTTCAGCGAAGTCAGCGTGCCCGCGTTATAGAACGTGATGTTGCTGTTCGGCTCATTCATCTGGATCACGTCGGCGTCGGCGGTCTGGATCGTCGCGCCCGCGTTGTTGGTGACCGTGAGCGTCAGGCCGCCCGTGTTGTCGCGGATCGCGCGGCCCGTGCCGGTTTGCGTGATGGTGCCGTTGTTGGTGATGGTGGCGTCGCCGGTCACGGTAATCGCCACCGTGCTGCCCGATACCGCGAGGGTGCCGGTTGCGTCGACGGTGCCGGTCGTGCCGCCCGCGCCGAGGCTCTGCGCGGTGCTGGTGGTCGTGCCGCTGCTCACCTCGAAGCTCGCGTTGGAGACGGACTTGGCCCAGACGTGGCCCTGCTCGAAAGCGGCCAGTGCGCCGAGCATGGCCAGGATGATCTGTTTCTTTT
Coding sequences within it:
- a CDS encoding MFS transporter, with the protein product MAHESTASYNGRMSAHQRWMIAIASTGGALEVFDFVIYGFFAQNIGRAFFSASTGIAPATLSFLVLATGQLARLTGGMLLGRLGDLYGRRLVFAASAMIAGISTLLIGVIPPYAVLGIAAPVLLILLRIAQGFCLGGELPGAVIYAVETAHARRGLLCGVVFFAVNIALLLASGGNLLLHMLLTPAQIDMYGWRIGFLAGGVFGLASFFLRRNLTETDEYIREFRAHGNEPLRVLFSAQLAPTVRGVAAASLVGVSGGLLVAHLPAWLQALHYDSASIARAQLFYALLISFGILATAYLGDCVPRRYVFRAGTVMWMVFAPLFYLAVHAHVASLTLLFSATAVVASFVNGTYACAIAEMFPVDVRFSGLAMAINLGLAIPMGIAPLVASLLSAHLRSSIAPALPIVVCAMFAFTASFGMNRDASSQIARTRGGASLSAGSE
- a CDS encoding autotransporter domain-containing protein, whose product is MQKKQIILAMLGALAAFEQGHVWAKSVSNASFEVSSGTTTSTAQSLGAGGTTGTVDATGTLAVSGSTVAITVTGDATITNNGTITQTGTGRAIRDNTGGLTLTVTNNAGATIQTADADVIQMNEPNSNITFYNAGTLTSLNASAGGSQAIDFNAITTGTNILINTATGLIQANEADAVRPGVNGYVYNDGTIRSTNNPGSTDGSDGIDAQSNSGITIVNATTGTATTPGTGLIEGARHGITGGNTDVTTDGTFTMSVTNNQGGTIQGDNGSGINIDGFNGNEVVTIVNHGTITGNGVTADGDGVDVDGLVNLTNTGTIKSLHAYDDTSEGVTVGGGTIVNSGTIEGINSATNADGTANTGTGRGITLAGLDKDPTTGDAIPVQGIYGNTTVTNSGLIKGDSDSGIAVTGAATAYSLTITNLAGGVIEGGGATAAAISTGAQNSTVIDYGTITADSSGRAVDLGSGNSTLEILGGAAVINGSISGGTGTSTLTIIPGAGNSFTYHDSISNFASVSIGAGTVTLYGASTYVGTTTLTGGTLVLGNSSAIGSGQLDTAGSGSAVVYLNGVALANTVSLGGDTTLEVNGTDTAAQNGAIGQSGGSYGIDKTGTGTLVLNGANTYTGTTTVQAGTLQLGSSASSTASLTSDVDVASGATLSGYGTIDGDVDNQGTVSAASGGGSLSITGNYTQSAAATLSVGVGSNAVATGNLSTDSGYGHLVVGGSATLAAGSSVALVNTGSYGFAAGQRFVVIDASASGTNYNESTLDYSALGYSGLLFGTAVNVDGRSDLVVSLAGQPASSLATTSNANSSLAGLAKYTGISAQLLNLYNAATALSLGSSAAATKAGVQLSPAAQMSLGRAAAAPTLDALNIVSSHADSLRLAQADSATGIATGDAPPAWGVWGQAFGGHAGQGEMDGVDGYSANYGGLLLGVDRSITDNWRAGGVFSYSNTAVNNTDNSAGDSTRVNAYGLIGYASYSGNPWYVNLAAGAVLQRYDSTRVVDFTGFSGEANGQFNGQQYVASAEFGYPLAVGSGITLTPLASLSYSYLHQGSYTESGGNGAALAVDSAHTTSVRSNAGLKLEKGFSSRYGDIVPYLQAQWTHEYDHSRLVTGASFAADPTGGSAFTTVGATPIADFADIQLGVTLLRANNLSLTARYEVQAGSHFLSQTGSLKLRQMF
- a CDS encoding winged helix-turn-helix domain-containing protein; this encodes MNTRSIFRIADIELDVERYELRRGGVQIPLERQPMELLIMMALRHEQLVTRADIARSLWGGSAFRETDNGINTAIRKIRVALGESPDQPEYLVTVKGKGYRLNVTPSAGEEVVSLPGDALRMLVLPFSNHTTSRALDPFCDALADEVSAAIGAVDPAHVLVIARTTAAQYRTITHGIADIGRHLSLDYILEGSVAIDGAQMRILTQLVRCMDQVQVWSAAYEPVSQAHFDICREVRSAFARDVMGALTTPGLHPLSRRSPINPAAHDDWLRGRFYWTRRVHFDAGFAAHHALSDEDFVRALAYFESAVERDPTYALGYVGLSNVFGSTAAHGFYAPKDGYPRAREAALHALQLDANLPEAHQALAGVHYFYDWDWRSAEAEFLEALRINPSHAETSRLYARLLLVQGRDAEGRAQFERAERADPIGFEGSRVFGLVQSGQYDEAIAEYCLHERRAHSPLVHQLVATAFEIRGLYDDAVEATVEALFCSNAFARAEKIREAWDAGGYRDVLQWYLRDLTARAAQRYISPFLFAELYARLAQPEPMFRWLEASLAERSPRMCELRTNPWFRRFRSMGRFRSVEKRIGL